Proteins encoded within one genomic window of Nitrospina gracilis 3/211:
- a CDS encoding nuclear transport factor 2 family protein, translating to MEPHSEILSANNQFYEAFNKQNLDAMKALWQDDGSSICIHPGWPVLRGFDSIIQSWKDIFENTDHMEIRLSDVSVVVSGGMAWVSCQENLFSIHMAGVQSSHVHATNLFRQFNGSWKMILHHAASVPSPSSPGEDEH from the coding sequence ATGGAACCGCATTCAGAAATTCTTTCCGCCAACAACCAGTTTTACGAAGCCTTCAACAAACAAAACCTGGACGCGATGAAAGCGCTGTGGCAGGACGACGGCTCATCCATCTGCATCCATCCCGGCTGGCCTGTATTGCGGGGCTTCGACTCCATAATCCAAAGCTGGAAAGACATTTTTGAGAACACGGACCACATGGAAATCCGCCTGAGCGACGTGAGTGTGGTGGTGTCGGGGGGCATGGCCTGGGTGAGTTGCCAGGAGAACCTGTTTTCCATCCACATGGCGGGGGTGCAGAGTTCGCACGTACACGCCACGAATCTGTTCCGCCAGTTCAACGGTTCGTGGAAAATGATCCTGCACCACGCCGCGTCGGTACCGTCGCCTTCCTCCCCCGGCGAAGACGAACATTAA
- a CDS encoding division/cell wall cluster transcriptional repressor MraZ — translation MVGFLGTYQVNLDEKGRLNVPAKFKGLLDKQYDNHNLVVAVMPDKEGNKDREYLIVFPQKEWLVNEEKLSHLSGLDGDDRNKMREIYAQASECEVKSGKILIPQHQRDRAGLKKEVILVGMSKTFEIWSADRFEI, via the coding sequence ATGGTTGGTTTTTTAGGGACATATCAGGTCAACCTGGACGAAAAGGGACGTCTCAACGTTCCGGCGAAGTTCAAGGGCCTTCTGGACAAGCAATACGACAACCACAATCTTGTGGTCGCCGTAATGCCGGACAAGGAGGGGAATAAGGACCGCGAGTACCTCATTGTCTTTCCCCAGAAGGAATGGCTGGTCAATGAGGAAAAGCTCAGCCACCTGTCCGGGCTGGACGGCGACGACCGCAATAAAATGCGCGAAATATACGCACAGGCCAGCGAGTGCGAGGTCAAGTCCGGGAAAATCCTGATACCCCAGCACCAGCGCGATCGCGCCGGGCTGAAAAAAGAAGTGATCCTGGTCGGCATGTCCAAGACGTTCGAGATCTGGTCCGCCGACCGGTTTGAGATTTGA
- a CDS encoding peptidoglycan D,D-transpeptidase FtsI family protein: MRRIKKNSPQTLYSALKGRMAVVSVLFVVCGLALAGRLAHLQIFQHDELLSQAQKQYLRTVEVVTGRGHIFDRNRNLLATNLDVESVYIDPREIFNSKETARALAGTLNLNPETVLEKVNSKKHFVWIKRKARLDEISQLRQLDLPGVGFIKESKRFYPRRQLAASTLGFVGLDNQGLAGIEHERQSLLKGKLKRKVVEKDARGRYLQTGPDDASHRNRDLVLTLDEVIQFYAEQELEKQVREFQAKSGLVIVMDPNDGSIYALASYPGFNPNNFAAFPRKRWGNPAVTHAYEPGSIFKPIVVAAALEEGVARPNDIFFCENGNYEIGGIHIGEAANHRFGWLTLQNIISKSSNIGAIKVAQKLGEERFHEYIRNFGFGSRLGVDLPGETPGMVRDLSDWSGLSLASISFGHEISVSPLQMTAAIAAIANGGLLVKPHVTHEVLKNGEVVKQPEEQIIRRVLTRHTSRQMIDMLKQAVKHGTGKQAAIPGFEVAGKTGTAQKIDPETHTYSTSAYLASFIGFVPADAPRLVILVMIDEPQKSYWGGEVAAPVFQRLAEKTLRYLHIPSSRERVFVLDRT, encoded by the coding sequence ATGCGCCGCATCAAAAAAAATTCACCGCAAACCCTGTATTCCGCCCTGAAAGGCCGCATGGCCGTGGTTTCTGTTCTGTTTGTGGTTTGCGGCCTTGCCCTGGCGGGCAGGCTTGCGCATCTGCAGATCTTCCAGCACGACGAGCTCCTGTCGCAGGCGCAAAAACAGTACTTGCGGACGGTGGAAGTCGTCACCGGTCGGGGCCATATTTTCGATAGAAACCGGAACCTGCTGGCAACCAACCTGGATGTGGAATCCGTTTACATCGATCCCCGCGAAATTTTCAATTCAAAAGAGACGGCCCGCGCCCTGGCCGGTACGTTGAACCTGAATCCGGAAACCGTTTTGGAAAAAGTGAATTCAAAAAAACATTTTGTCTGGATCAAGCGCAAGGCGCGACTGGACGAGATTTCGCAGCTTCGCCAACTGGACCTGCCCGGCGTGGGTTTCATTAAGGAAAGCAAGCGGTTTTACCCGCGCCGCCAGTTGGCCGCCAGCACGCTGGGTTTCGTCGGTCTGGACAACCAGGGACTGGCAGGAATCGAGCACGAGCGCCAGTCCCTGCTCAAGGGCAAACTGAAGCGGAAGGTGGTGGAAAAGGACGCGCGCGGCCGTTATCTTCAAACGGGTCCGGACGACGCCTCGCATCGCAACCGCGACCTGGTTCTGACCCTCGACGAAGTCATCCAGTTCTACGCCGAACAGGAGCTGGAAAAACAGGTGCGCGAGTTCCAGGCTAAAAGCGGACTGGTTATTGTGATGGACCCGAACGACGGCAGCATCTACGCCCTCGCCTCCTACCCTGGATTCAATCCCAACAACTTCGCCGCCTTTCCCCGCAAACGCTGGGGCAACCCCGCCGTCACGCACGCCTACGAGCCGGGTTCGATTTTCAAGCCCATCGTCGTCGCAGCGGCATTGGAAGAAGGCGTGGCGCGGCCGAACGACATCTTTTTCTGTGAAAACGGCAACTACGAAATCGGCGGAATCCACATCGGCGAAGCCGCCAATCACCGCTTCGGCTGGCTGACCCTGCAAAACATCATCTCCAAGTCGAGCAATATCGGCGCGATCAAAGTGGCGCAAAAGCTGGGTGAGGAACGCTTTCATGAATACATCCGCAACTTCGGCTTTGGTTCCCGCCTGGGTGTGGACCTGCCGGGTGAGACGCCGGGCATGGTGAGGGATCTTTCCGACTGGTCGGGTCTGTCACTCGCATCCATTTCATTCGGGCACGAGATTTCGGTATCTCCCCTGCAGATGACGGCGGCCATTGCGGCCATCGCCAACGGCGGCCTTCTGGTGAAACCGCACGTCACGCACGAGGTTCTGAAAAACGGTGAAGTGGTGAAGCAACCGGAAGAGCAGATCATCCGCCGCGTGCTCACACGTCATACCAGCCGGCAGATGATCGACATGCTCAAGCAGGCGGTGAAACACGGCACCGGCAAGCAGGCGGCCATTCCCGGCTTTGAGGTCGCGGGGAAAACCGGTACCGCGCAGAAGATCGATCCCGAAACACACACGTATTCCACCTCCGCCTACCTGGCGTCGTTCATCGGCTTCGTGCCGGCGGACGCACCCCGGCTGGTGATCCTGGTGATGATCGACGAGCCACAGAAATCGTACTGGGGCGGAGAGGTGGCGGCGCCGGTGTTCCAGCGCCTGGCTGAAAAAACCCTGCGCTACCTGCATATTCCATCGAGCAGGGAGCGTGTGTTTGTCCTGGACCGGACATGA
- a CDS encoding cytochrome c maturation protein CcmE, whose amino-acid sequence MQHRKIKFMVGAFLIVGAIAYLITTSISSTSKFFVTVDELTAGLDTYRGAGLKVKGTVVQGSITRNPDNFLDVAFQIEEKQSVLPVTYTGVTPDMFEDGREVVIEGTIGRDGVFHANTLLTSCPSKYEAEKEAGKSHPGDIPIDGKQKQPALESPKILTKKTAI is encoded by the coding sequence ATGCAACATCGAAAAATCAAGTTCATGGTGGGGGCCTTTCTGATTGTCGGCGCGATCGCCTATCTGATCACGACCAGCATCAGCAGCACCTCCAAATTCTTCGTGACAGTTGACGAGCTGACAGCGGGATTGGACACTTACCGGGGTGCCGGTCTGAAAGTAAAAGGAACCGTGGTGCAAGGCTCCATCACGCGCAACCCGGACAATTTCCTGGATGTCGCGTTTCAGATAGAGGAAAAGCAATCCGTTTTGCCCGTCACCTATACCGGCGTGACGCCGGATATGTTTGAGGACGGCCGGGAAGTGGTCATCGAAGGCACCATCGGCCGCGACGGGGTGTTTCATGCCAATACCCTGTTGACCAGTTGTCCGTCCAAGTACGAAGCGGAAAAGGAAGCGGGAAAATCCCACCCGGGCGACATTCCCATAGACGGGAAACAAAAACAGCCTGCTTTGGAAAGCCCGAAAATTCTGACCAAAAAGACCGCCATATAA
- a CDS encoding ABC transporter ATP-binding protein, which yields MSEPTVAPSQEPAIQVRGLRKSFGHIEAVRGIEFDLKCGEFLTVFGPNGAGKTTLIRMLSSLTRPTSGSAMVAGYDVTANDPAMRREIGVISHASFLYADLSAFENVQFYAKMYGVENPADRAKQVIDEVGLLPRMHDRVRTFSRGMLQRLSIARAIVHNPSILFLDEPYTGLDQHASLRLREQLETLHTQHRTVLMTTHDFARGLEMCDRVAIQARGRFVLHEPVANIDKSCFETLYLEQVAQSG from the coding sequence ATGTCCGAACCCACCGTTGCCCCGTCGCAGGAGCCCGCTATCCAGGTGCGGGGTTTGCGGAAAAGTTTCGGTCACATCGAGGCGGTTCGTGGCATCGAATTCGATCTCAAGTGCGGCGAATTCCTGACGGTGTTCGGGCCGAACGGCGCAGGCAAGACCACGCTCATACGCATGTTGTCGTCGTTGACGCGTCCCACCAGCGGCAGTGCGATGGTGGCGGGGTACGACGTGACGGCGAACGATCCCGCCATGCGGCGCGAGATCGGCGTCATCTCCCATGCGAGCTTTTTGTACGCCGACCTCTCGGCGTTCGAGAACGTGCAGTTCTATGCGAAGATGTACGGTGTGGAGAACCCGGCGGACCGCGCCAAACAGGTGATCGATGAGGTCGGCCTGCTTCCGCGCATGCACGACCGGGTGCGTACGTTTTCCCGTGGCATGTTGCAGAGGCTGTCCATTGCCCGCGCCATCGTGCACAATCCGTCCATTCTGTTTCTCGACGAGCCGTACACCGGGCTGGATCAGCATGCCTCGCTGAGGTTGCGTGAACAACTGGAAACCCTGCACACCCAGCATCGTACGGTGTTGATGACGACGCACGATTTTGCGCGGGGACTGGAGATGTGCGACCGCGTGGCCATTCAGGCGCGGGGCCGGTTCGTTTTGCACGAACCGGTGGCCAACATCGACAAGAGCTGTTTCGAAACCCTGTATCTGGAGCAGGTTGCCCAATCCGGTTGA
- a CDS encoding cytochrome c biogenesis protein: MTEPAKETPAGNGGNGSALLVLTIGAVVAMLAAIYLYVPTERTEGVVQRIMYYHIPSAWIAFFAFFVVFLCSILFLWKGDREWDIYAHASAEVGVLFCSLVLITGPIWAKPIWGTWWVWDARLTSTLVLWLIYVAYLMLRVQTDAGSTRAKYAAVVGIVGFLDIPLIHFSVLWWRTFHPKPKMITPEGFGAGMDTPMIITLMIALGAFTLLYFLLMSQRVSLERMKDEVDRLKKEKLYSH, translated from the coding sequence ATGACTGAGCCTGCAAAAGAAACTCCTGCGGGCAACGGCGGCAACGGTTCGGCCCTGCTGGTGCTCACTATCGGCGCGGTGGTGGCGATGCTGGCCGCCATTTATCTTTATGTGCCCACCGAACGCACCGAGGGTGTGGTCCAGCGCATCATGTACTACCACATTCCGTCTGCGTGGATCGCATTCTTCGCTTTCTTCGTGGTGTTTTTGTGCAGTATCCTGTTTTTATGGAAAGGTGACCGGGAATGGGACATCTACGCACACGCCTCAGCGGAAGTGGGCGTCCTGTTCTGCTCGCTCGTGCTCATCACCGGGCCCATCTGGGCCAAGCCCATCTGGGGAACATGGTGGGTGTGGGACGCGCGGCTGACTTCCACGCTGGTTCTGTGGCTGATTTATGTCGCCTACCTGATGCTCCGCGTACAGACCGATGCCGGGTCCACCCGCGCCAAGTACGCGGCGGTGGTGGGCATCGTGGGGTTTCTGGATATTCCGCTGATCCATTTTTCGGTTCTGTGGTGGCGCACGTTCCATCCCAAACCGAAAATGATCACACCGGAGGGATTCGGTGCGGGCATGGATACGCCCATGATCATCACGCTGATGATCGCGCTTGGCGCATTCACACTGCTTTACTTTCTGCTCATGTCCCAGCGCGTCTCCCTCGAACGGATGAAGGATGAAGTCGATCGACTCAAAAAAGAGAAACTTTACTCTCATTAA
- a CDS encoding cytochrome c-type biogenesis protein, producing the protein MLSRILIAVSFCIWALAAGPAFSATQLENLEDALMCTCDDKCGKVLINCSCDHSDKMRGELTKQLESGLTVKQIIQTYVDKHGETVLSAPTKSGFNLTAWITPFVALVIGGFGVRKAIVAWTRRSPGKAVGEDASLSDQAAGETPQKKAENQPYQNRLKDELDRLET; encoded by the coding sequence ATGCTTAGCCGAATACTGATAGCTGTTTCGTTTTGCATTTGGGCGCTTGCCGCCGGGCCGGCTTTTTCCGCCACACAGTTGGAAAATCTGGAAGATGCGCTGATGTGTACCTGCGACGACAAGTGCGGCAAGGTGCTCATCAATTGCAGTTGCGACCACTCCGACAAAATGCGCGGCGAGTTGACCAAACAACTGGAATCCGGGTTGACCGTCAAGCAGATCATCCAGACCTATGTGGATAAGCACGGAGAGACCGTGCTCTCCGCCCCGACCAAATCCGGATTCAACCTCACCGCGTGGATCACGCCGTTTGTGGCGCTGGTGATCGGCGGCTTCGGCGTGCGAAAAGCCATCGTGGCCTGGACGCGAAGGTCCCCCGGAAAAGCCGTAGGTGAAGACGCATCCCTGTCGGATCAGGCCGCCGGTGAGACCCCGCAGAAAAAAGCAGAAAACCAGCCGTACCAGAACCGGTTGAAAGACGAACTGGATCGGTTGGAAACCTGA
- a CDS encoding peroxiredoxin family protein, translated as MKSIDSKKRNFTLIKKYAAIYIVLFVGALMAFVSHYYETPVTPEEVQVASLQTQERSAVGYMAPGFTVRNLEGNRVSLADYQGQVVILNLWATWCGPCRIEMPGFENLYRRFRSEGLTILAVSLDKDNDQKVRNFVEEYGLSFPVLLDAQHKVESRYNTFTIPTTYVIDRKGRIVAVVDGAKNWEAQETFDALELLLKPS; from the coding sequence ATGAAGTCGATCGACTCAAAAAAGAGAAACTTTACTCTCATTAAGAAGTACGCCGCTATCTACATCGTGCTGTTTGTAGGCGCGCTGATGGCGTTCGTCAGTCATTATTACGAAACTCCGGTGACGCCGGAGGAGGTGCAGGTGGCCTCCCTGCAGACGCAGGAACGGTCGGCGGTGGGGTACATGGCTCCGGGGTTCACTGTGCGCAACCTGGAAGGCAACCGCGTCAGCCTTGCGGATTATCAAGGTCAGGTGGTGATCCTCAACCTGTGGGCGACGTGGTGCGGTCCGTGCCGCATCGAGATGCCGGGATTCGAAAACCTGTACCGGCGTTTCCGGTCGGAAGGGTTGACCATTCTCGCGGTGAGCCTTGACAAGGACAACGATCAGAAGGTGCGGAACTTTGTGGAGGAGTACGGACTGTCGTTTCCGGTGTTGCTCGACGCCCAGCATAAGGTGGAAAGCCGTTACAATACCTTCACCATTCCCACCACCTATGTCATCGACCGCAAGGGGCGCATCGTGGCTGTGGTGGACGGCGCCAAAAACTGGGAGGCGCAGGAAACTTTCGACGCTCTCGAACTTCTACTCAAACCATCTTGA
- a CDS encoding heme lyase CcmF/NrfE family subunit, which translates to MNELGEFALMVALATALYGVVGYVMAFRNNRVDLYMSADKTPLIVWTCVAVASGSLWYAFLTNDFSVEYVWAYSNRELDIFYKFSSFWGGQKGSLLFWTLILSTYMMVVYIQNRRQNVRLVPVALAVMMVIAIFFLGLLNFSTNPFERIPLPPEDGRGLNPLLQNYWMVIHPPTLYLGYVGFTVPFAFATAALLTKNLDDGWIRMTRKWTLVSWFFLCMGNLFGAQWAYVELGWGGYWAWDPVENAAFMPLLIATAFLHSVMIQEKKDMMKVWNMSLILLTFVMTIFGTFITRSGLIQSVHTFDEATLGYYFLAFLGVIIVFSTALILKRLPLLKSKNELDSFLSRESSFLFNNLVLLGITFATFWGTIFPIISEAFRGVKITVGPPFYNQVNVPIGLILLALIGIGPVIAWRKATWSNLKKNFAKPVMIALAGAAVLFPFVPLTDKAEIYSYITFVLCIFVMASIITEFIKGSVARHAAHEETYPAALSQLVWKNKRRYGGYIVHIGVVLLFAGIAGSQAYDTEFQKHLQVGETFKLRNYDITYERLMVKEQTSVKTRVIAQLGISENGRRVWTGNPEKEFYKGQKQPVSEVDLRSTWKEDLYLILADFNPDNSSATIKVHINPMVSWMWTGAWIIAFGTSICMWPDRLESRRRLERLKRQEAIFVPAQE; encoded by the coding sequence ATGAATGAACTGGGTGAATTTGCATTGATGGTGGCGCTGGCCACTGCGCTTTACGGCGTCGTCGGTTACGTGATGGCGTTCCGCAACAACCGCGTGGATCTGTATATGAGCGCGGACAAGACCCCGCTCATCGTCTGGACGTGTGTGGCCGTCGCGTCCGGTTCGTTGTGGTACGCGTTTCTCACCAACGACTTCAGCGTCGAATACGTGTGGGCGTATTCCAACCGCGAACTCGATATCTTCTACAAATTCTCCTCGTTCTGGGGCGGGCAGAAGGGGTCGCTGTTGTTCTGGACTCTCATTCTGTCCACCTACATGATGGTGGTGTATATCCAGAATCGCAGGCAGAATGTCCGCCTGGTGCCCGTCGCTTTGGCGGTGATGATGGTCATTGCCATCTTCTTTCTCGGTCTGCTCAATTTCAGCACCAATCCTTTCGAACGCATTCCGCTTCCCCCGGAAGACGGGCGCGGCCTGAACCCCTTACTGCAGAATTACTGGATGGTGATTCATCCGCCCACGCTGTATCTCGGTTACGTCGGCTTCACCGTGCCTTTCGCTTTCGCCACGGCGGCGTTGCTCACAAAGAATCTCGATGACGGCTGGATTCGTATGACGCGCAAGTGGACTCTGGTGTCGTGGTTCTTCCTGTGCATGGGCAACCTGTTCGGCGCGCAATGGGCTTACGTGGAACTGGGCTGGGGCGGTTACTGGGCGTGGGACCCGGTGGAAAACGCGGCGTTCATGCCTTTGCTCATCGCCACGGCGTTTTTGCATTCGGTGATGATCCAGGAAAAGAAGGACATGATGAAGGTGTGGAACATGTCGCTCATCCTGCTCACGTTCGTGATGACCATCTTCGGCACGTTCATCACCCGGAGCGGGCTCATCCAGTCGGTGCACACGTTCGACGAGGCGACCTTGGGTTATTACTTCCTGGCGTTTCTGGGAGTCATCATCGTGTTTTCCACCGCGCTGATCCTCAAGCGCCTGCCGTTGCTTAAAAGCAAAAATGAACTCGATTCGTTTTTGTCACGTGAAAGCAGTTTTCTGTTCAACAACCTGGTGCTCCTGGGCATCACGTTCGCAACATTCTGGGGCACCATTTTCCCGATCATATCGGAAGCGTTTCGCGGCGTGAAGATCACCGTCGGCCCCCCGTTCTACAACCAGGTCAATGTTCCCATTGGACTCATCCTGCTGGCCTTGATCGGGATCGGGCCCGTCATCGCGTGGCGCAAGGCGACGTGGTCGAACCTCAAAAAGAATTTTGCCAAGCCGGTGATGATCGCGTTGGCCGGGGCGGCGGTGCTGTTCCCCTTCGTGCCGCTCACCGACAAGGCGGAAATTTATTCGTACATCACCTTTGTCCTCTGTATTTTCGTCATGGCGTCGATCATCACCGAATTCATCAAAGGTTCGGTGGCACGCCACGCGGCGCATGAGGAGACGTACCCGGCGGCGTTGTCGCAGTTGGTGTGGAAAAACAAGCGCCGCTATGGCGGATACATCGTTCACATTGGCGTTGTTCTCCTGTTTGCCGGCATCGCGGGATCGCAGGCTTACGATACGGAATTCCAGAAACACCTTCAGGTTGGCGAAACGTTCAAGCTCCGCAATTACGACATCACTTACGAGCGGTTGATGGTGAAGGAACAGACCTCGGTGAAGACCCGCGTCATTGCGCAGTTGGGTATCTCGGAGAACGGTCGCCGGGTGTGGACCGGCAACCCGGAAAAGGAATTTTATAAAGGGCAGAAACAGCCTGTCTCGGAAGTGGATCTCAGGTCCACCTGGAAAGAGGACCTGTACCTGATCCTCGCGGACTTCAATCCGGACAACAGCTCAGCCACGATCAAGGTGCACATCAACCCTATGGTGAGCTGGATGTGGACCGGCGCGTGGATCATCGCCTTCGGCACGTCCATCTGCATGTGGCCGGACCGGCTGGAGTCGCGCCGGCGCCTGGAGCGTCTGAAGCGTCAGGAAGCCATTTTCGTACCGGCGCAGGAGTGA
- the rsmH gene encoding 16S rRNA (cytosine(1402)-N(4))-methyltransferase RsmH, with the protein MVGYHTPVLLEEVLHYIEPKNKRLIVDGTLGDGGHTQAMLDAGPTLRVLGIDRDTEALERARQRLATYKERVILVHGSFSEVKSILARQNERAMDGILLDFGVSSRQLDVAERGFSFRFDGPLDMRMDRSQEGPTAADLLETLSDFELEQIFRKYGEEKRPRQLVRLIRKAQGSHPIKTTFELSQILSSAAKPSRKPRIHPATKAFQALRIAVNRELDHIQKALEDAIDCLAPGGRMVVISFHSLEDRIVKDFFRTEAKGCICPPKAPVCVCGRKSRLKVLTRRVVKPSTLEVERNPRASSAKLRAAERIHD; encoded by the coding sequence ATGGTGGGTTACCACACGCCAGTTCTGTTAGAGGAGGTCCTTCATTATATAGAACCCAAAAACAAGAGGCTCATTGTCGATGGCACCCTGGGGGACGGGGGGCACACGCAGGCAATGCTAGACGCCGGGCCGACATTGCGGGTCCTGGGAATCGACCGGGACACCGAAGCCCTGGAACGGGCCAGACAACGGCTGGCCACCTACAAGGAAAGGGTCATTCTGGTGCACGGCAGCTTCAGCGAAGTCAAAAGTATACTCGCCCGGCAAAACGAGCGGGCGATGGACGGCATCCTGCTGGATTTCGGGGTCTCTTCCAGACAATTGGACGTCGCCGAGCGGGGGTTCAGCTTCCGTTTCGACGGGCCGCTGGACATGCGCATGGACCGCAGTCAGGAAGGTCCCACCGCCGCCGATTTGCTCGAAACGCTTTCCGATTTCGAGCTCGAACAGATTTTTCGCAAGTATGGAGAAGAAAAAAGACCCAGGCAACTCGTACGGTTGATCCGCAAAGCGCAGGGCTCCCATCCTATCAAAACAACCTTCGAACTATCCCAAATCCTCTCCAGCGCGGCGAAACCGTCGCGTAAACCCCGTATTCACCCAGCCACAAAAGCCTTCCAAGCCCTGCGCATTGCGGTTAACCGTGAGTTGGACCACATCCAGAAAGCACTCGAAGACGCCATCGACTGCCTCGCCCCCGGCGGGCGCATGGTGGTGATCTCCTTTCATTCTCTCGAAGACAGAATTGTCAAAGATTTTTTCCGTACCGAGGCAAAAGGCTGTATCTGCCCGCCCAAGGCGCCGGTGTGCGTGTGCGGGCGCAAAAGCAGGCTCAAGGTTCTGACCCGGAGGGTGGTCAAACCGTCGACCCTGGAAGTGGAACGCAATCCCCGAGCCTCCAGTGCGAAGTTGAGAGCGGCGGAGCGCATCCATGACTGA
- a CDS encoding cell division protein FtsL — protein sequence MTDPQSWLRWVRSQIHLSPMEFRVVTIGLFLFLLGGLFYVWPNVKMVKLAYDFQAQQRLHTKLLREHTLLQLERDSLLSLDRVQYLAEHRLGMQEPRPEQIVTIFVK from the coding sequence ATGACTGATCCGCAATCCTGGTTGAGATGGGTCCGATCCCAGATTCACCTGTCGCCAATGGAATTCCGTGTGGTGACGATCGGCTTGTTCCTGTTTCTCCTTGGCGGGCTCTTTTACGTCTGGCCAAACGTAAAGATGGTCAAGTTGGCATACGACTTCCAGGCACAGCAACGGCTCCACACCAAGTTGCTCCGTGAACACACCCTCCTTCAGTTGGAACGGGACAGCCTGCTGTCCCTGGACCGGGTCCAGTACCTGGCCGAACACCGGTTGGGAATGCAGGAGCCCCGTCCGGAACAGATCGTCACGATCTTTGTGAAGTGA
- a CDS encoding heme exporter protein CcmB — translation MNGYFQQIGAIAAKDFSTEFKTRELFSSMFVFGLLVILIFIFSVDLSLVNANAVGPGVLWVAILFAGTLGLNRSFTLEKENGCLQGLILTPVDRSAIYFGKMVSNLAFLLVMEAFLLPVFMVFFNIDLVPHLGPLLVVLFLGTLGFSALGTLLSSLSSNLKTREIMLPILLYPLMVPIAIGSVRMTSQILMGKTLADNLNWLGLTLCFDVIYIGVSIMTIDYIFEE, via the coding sequence ATGAACGGATACTTTCAACAGATCGGCGCCATCGCCGCCAAGGATTTCAGCACCGAGTTCAAGACACGGGAGCTGTTCAGCTCGATGTTCGTCTTCGGCCTGCTGGTGATCCTGATCTTCATTTTTTCCGTCGATCTCAGCCTGGTCAACGCCAACGCCGTGGGACCGGGCGTGTTGTGGGTCGCCATTTTGTTTGCGGGCACGTTGGGACTCAACCGCTCGTTCACGCTGGAAAAGGAAAACGGCTGTTTGCAGGGACTCATCCTGACGCCGGTGGACCGCTCGGCGATTTACTTCGGCAAGATGGTGAGCAACCTGGCGTTTCTGCTGGTCATGGAAGCGTTTCTGCTCCCGGTGTTCATGGTGTTTTTCAACATCGACCTGGTGCCGCACCTGGGACCGCTTCTGGTGGTACTGTTTCTGGGCACGCTGGGCTTCAGCGCGCTGGGCACATTGCTTTCGTCGTTGTCGTCGAACCTGAAGACGCGCGAGATCATGCTGCCGATTCTGTTGTATCCGCTCATGGTGCCCATCGCCATCGGATCCGTGCGCATGACCAGCCAGATCCTGATGGGCAAAACGCTGGCCGATAATCTCAACTGGCTGGGGCTGACCTTGTGTTTTGACGTGATTTACATCGGTGTGTCCATCATGACCATCGACTACATTTTCGAGGAGTGA
- a CDS encoding CcmD family protein — MDNLGFLFAANVFVWGGILVYVFTLMKRNRSLKADLDLLNETLNKDKRHD, encoded by the coding sequence ATGGACAACCTGGGATTTCTGTTCGCCGCCAATGTCTTCGTGTGGGGCGGTATACTCGTTTACGTGTTCACCCTCATGAAGCGGAACCGCTCGTTGAAAGCGGACCTGGACCTCTTGAACGAAACCCTCAACAAGGACAAGCGGCATGACTGA